The Amphiura filiformis chromosome 1, Afil_fr2py, whole genome shotgun sequence nucleotide sequence TGATTCGATTTTTGTAGCTTTTTCAGGGCCAGatcagaatttcgtttcacagtgcgagaatcaatcctGATTCTTTCAGAATAAATTtatgggaatcatttgattctcgcaaatcaactcaTCTATCTCATTTATTCTGACCCTGTCTTTATTGTTTGTCCAAATAGAAATGAGAGGGTTTTTTAGGAGCGTCTATGCGTATAGGTTAGGAGACTGAAGGATTTAAACTAATGCCGAAATACACGCAAAAACATGGATCTTTCCCAAGTCCCCAAATTTGAGATATATTTAGTATTCAGACACGTTATAAAGATTTAGGTGACTAGGCAAGATCCAGGCTACGTACTGCACTTTTATTGCAGTATaaatcatgaatattaattaacatgCCCATATAAGGATCGTACATCCGGGCGATCATGCCCATATTAGCGTTCCTCATTAACATTATTTGTGGAACTTTAtctaattaacattatttgtgGAACTCATTAACATTATTTGTGGAACTTTATGCAGTACTTCCGGTTACGCCGTAATCGAAAGCATAGGCTTCTGGTTGTTAAATAGACTTCAGTGGTACAGTCAATGTAcagagccaaatgtttggaaggtcattttggggtcatccaggggtcatctgaggtcaaattagtaaaaactatcatatgggcatgaaacttggtgggtacagtcaacatttagagccaaatttttgggacatCATTtttgggtcacccaggggtcatctgaggtcaaattagtaaaaactgttggatgagCATAAAACTtattgggtacagtcaacatttagagccaaattttgggaggtcattttggggtcatctgaggtcaaattagtttgaactatcatatgggcatgaaacttggtgagtacagtcacatttagagccaaattttggcaggtcattttagggtcatctgaggtcaaattagtaaaactgtcatacgtacatgaaacttggtgggtacagtcaacatttctaagagccaaatatttggaaggtcattttggggtcatccaggggtcatctgaggtcaaattggtaaaactatcatatgggcatgaaacttggtgggtacagtcaacatttagagccaaatttttgggaggtcattttggggtcaccaggggtaatttgaggtcaaattagttaaaactatcatatgggcatgaaacttagtgagtacagtcaacatttagagccagccaaatttttgggacatCATTtttgggtcacccaggggtcatctgaggtcaaattagtaaaaactgtcatacgtacatgaaacttggtgggtacagtcaacatttctaagagccaaatatttggaaggtcattttggggtaatccggggtcacccagcttTGTATCACCTTGTGAGTACatgccacatcactccctttggtggaggcatcacggacgacgctttgcgtcgaaaaccgcgacatccgagaaccgcgatcCATCTAGTTCTCAAGTGGTTTTTgtgatgtaaccatttggtacttcaaaaaaatgcaaaatgtaggTTGGAATGATGATGGCGCAAGATGTTATGCCCCTCCAAAGTTGGTCATTTGTAAACTAGGCTCAGAGAGGCCGaaaattcaagaatttttttcagctTAATGAGGGCGCTGTGCATGCTCATATTGTACATGTGAGTTATTGGTGATAGTATGTACCGTACCAAAataattttttagagaaaattttatttgtatcGCAGTTGGGTAGATAAAAAGGAAGACTGGTTCTACCAAATATGTTCATTCTTTGCCATTTTGAGCTTGTAAATCAGCTGGGATATGTTTTATGCACTACCTAATTACTAACTAATgaacttgttttttgtttgtttttgttacaTACAGCAGGCTCACCTTCCCTGGTTACTGCAGTGAAATTCTGTGATATCTGTGATAGGGTGTGTGTTCATGTGAATCAGACTGCCATTTCTGTCAAGAGGTAGGTGGGTTACACAGAAGCATTGACAATGTATTGGGTTTTGTATTGATCATAGTTCCTACTAGAGATGAAAATACAGAACAATTGGCAGCCCCGGCCGAATTACGCACATGTTCAACCAGCCAGGTCTGTTATGGCTTTATGCGCACACTCACCCCAACCCAGTGGAGTAGCATGAGTCATCTTATGGGGGGACCAACCTTTTAACATCTCCTATCAACCCTATCCCTAACAAACTTTATATttgcttttgctcggggccctgACCCTCGGGCTCGTGGATTTCTTCCACCCTATCCATCCGCTTGTAACTGGCATGTATTTTCAATTTACCAAACCAAAATTACTACATTGTATAATGATTGTGGCTCCATCGATTTGCAGCCGTCTTTTTGCAGTAAAACGTAATGATGGATTTACTTGAATGATAAAGTGCGAGTCAGGTACCAATGTACATATTATGCATATAATTTGCATATATTAATCACCAAATTCCAAAATTAATCTGCTCAATATTTTGAATCTTGTAGGATAGTTTAAAAATGTAAATGAATCTCTATGTTCTGTGATGATGTATACATATTTCCATAATTATGCATATTAAAATAATTTGCTTAAAAAAAgcccattaatccactctgtcACCATAGCACAATGATGGACTGCTATGTGTATGAATATATAAAGAGTGTCAGATATTGAGAGGTTACCCAATACATGGCCTCAGTTTTCAATGTTCTGTGTTCACGACTGAGAAACTTACAACCAGGCCCCCCAAattggcaaaagtatacaaaaactccccaaaacgggttttttacgcctttttggtcaaaaagggtccaaaattttggggaaaagtccAATAAGTGACGGGGGAAAAAAGGTAGTTAATGTACATGTACTCCATATTCATTTATCAGAATGgtaccattttgaattttttatttcattatttgtatttaccTATAGGATGGGCCAATTATTTTCACCATGAATTTGGTACCAGATCAAATTGGTGACTCTGACCCAGACATGCTGTGCCGGAATGGATGTGGTTTCTTTGGCAGTGTAGAATGGCAGGGGAATTGTTCCCGATGTTGGACAGGGATGTCAGCGAGTGAGAAGCTAGAAGCAATGGCTGCTACCCAGCAGATACAACTACCAGAGAATTTGACTAGGTTAGTTCCTCTCAACATATCAATGTTGTTAACTGGAACATAAAATgtctatagtgtgtcttgtctcaagttgagagtaacgcagTGTTGGATATAGCTATGGCAGATTTGAATTTGTGCGATGCTAGTATACAGACAAATCGCCCTACTGCACGATTTGAATCTGccgctgcaaaatccaacatggcattactgtTACAGACTATATTTATAACCTCTTCCTTATCATGTGGCACTATTATAGATGTGCAAAACAGACTTATGTGAAATGTGCTTCAGGTGCTGCACGACAAAAATAGCTACTTTAGTAATACAGGTGATGGAATACGCAATAACTAATCTTTCCCTCGAGATAGCAGaggaatgaataaattaattcTTCATCTagaaattgaacccgggacctcccgtTTATTAAGCAGATGCACTAACCACAGCGATATCGAGGATTGACAGCATTGAATTGCTATATACATGTTAGAGGCCTTTGTTCAAATTCCCTAATTTCTCTAGTGACTATCATGATGGAGAAATAATGATTAATTCTAGCAGATTGCTCCAGGTGCTGTCTTCTTACTCTCAGAGTGGACATTATACAAGTATGTAATACTAGTATAAATTAATGCATAGATAATTCTCACTACATGCTCAAGCTGTAGTTATACTATTATCAGGGTAGACTCGGACTAGAATTACTTCACACTGTACATGAGTTTACATGTAGTTTGATAGCCATTTTCTTCTGAAATTAATGTGAAGAATATGTGTTGCCAATCAAGTCTTATGGATATGAACAAATTTGAACAATTATGGTAGCTAGGTTATTCATTGTTTTTGCTAAATGCACATGTTTAAAATGCATTTGACATAGGTGCTGCATTCTACTGTGTTTAGTTCTGTTTTatgcacagaattaaaaccagagaaccgggactcgaccgccatcttgatacaggcatggagcaaaaattgggggtattcggtttccctcggaatgccctcgaggcattcgttgtcatgcaagcgacatggatgatgggcatttgagagacgcacttgatgcgacctgcacttgagtaccaagacgcttcagatgagacgcagaattgttttcgttcgtctccaagaccgtcggcaaggacccgaatacccccaattttctccccatagctgacgacgcgattgtacgtggcggtatagggagtcccggttctccttctctaattctgtggttttaTGCTACTCTGTTTATCAGTCCACAACCAATACAATATGTACTGTAGTTGAAAAATTAAAGTTAAGGGGGGATTTTGGCATTTCATTGAGTTCCCATATCAGTACAAGGACTTACTAATACACAGGTATGACCATCCTATGTGCTTTAAGTTGAAACATGTTTCAAGTACAATGTAGTTCTCAAAGTGCCTTTTCTTTCTCATTATACAACAGCTCTCTACAGGAGTCAAgcaaaccagagaagatccgagtGAAATCAAAAAGAGTGAAACCAAGAAGAATGTTACAGAGGAACCCAAGTCATACCTGCATGTACTGTGGTCAGAAGTTCAAAGGTGACATCTCTCGCTACAGAGCTCATCTCTGGTATCATCAACATAAAGTgcagagattttggtatcaggtagaCACCAGTAAAGGTGTCAATGTGATTAAGTCTAGGCGGAAGTTTTATAAGAAAAGGCCAAATAGGTATATATTTTTGGGGCAAGAAGAAAGTAAAAATCTTGAAGCACAAGATTCATTATCAGTTGAAAGTAATGCCACAGAGGATAGCTTTGATGCAGCCAGTAACCTCAAGTGCAGATTTTGTGAGGCGCTTTTTACTAATGAGGACCAGCTTCTCCAGCACGAGAAATTCCACTCGACGCAGCGACCGTACACATGCACCATTTGCGGGCAGAGCTTTAAGATACGTGGTCACCTCGCTAGACACGAGGTCATTCATCAGAGAAATGAAAAACACAGCTGTGATTTTTGCAATGCCACATTTGCCAAGACTTCACAACTGAAGGTCCACAGAGTCATCCATTTGACAgggaaagaagatgaagatgactcATTTGACTCGGAATTACCCACGCAAATACCCAGCAGAATTATATACCCCAAACAAAAGAAAGTGAATCCCTTAAAGATAGTACTAGGCCAGAAATTACTTAAACCAAAATTTGAAGAGGAAGATGAAATTGAGCTACcaccagaagaagaagaagaagatgatatgAATGTGGATGGGTCGGATGGGATACAGAGTATCAATATTGACTACATACAGAAGAAGGCTATTGAACAGCGTAGTGCATTAGGTGAAGGGAAGGTCTGTAACTTCTGTGACAAAAGGTGTGCTAGTGCAAGAGACTTGATGGAACATGAAAGAAAACATACCGGGGAGAAACCACACAAATGCCCAATATGCTCCATGAAAACTGCACGCAAGAGCGATCTCACCAAACACATGCGTACCATGCATCCTACTGTGCATTTCATGCGCTGCACTGTCTGTGACGCCCTCTTCACATCGCAAGAGAAGTATGAAGCTCATCAGCAGATCCACATACCTACTGATCTCATACCACCCACTCCGCCACCAAGCTACCTGGAAAGTTCCAGCAGTTTATTAATTGGTGATCTGGATCCAAGTGAACCGCAAGAGTACCCATTAGCACTGACAAAACATTCCAGTATATCAGAGAAGTCTACATCACACGCTGTTTTAGGGTTGTCAATACCTAAAGTGAGGTCACCATTCCGAGCACAACCTAAAGCACCTCTTGCCTGCCAGTACTGCCCAAGAGTGTACACCATCAGGAGAGATCTCATTGAGCATGAAAGAACgcacacaggagaaaaaccttaCGTTTGCAATAAATGCCCACAGAGGTTTCATCGTAAAAGCAACTACTTCCGCCATCGACAAATTTGCAAAGGGATGCCCCCAGGTCCAACAGCAACACCACTAAAAGTAATGGCCACCTCGTCAAAGATGTTTGGATGTTTTACTGCGAAAACACATTTCCTGATCAAGTTACCCTTTTAAAACATCAGAGATCACACAGCTCTACTTCTCAGCAGCAGAATTCAGCAGAGATGAAGGCAAAGAAAGGATTGGACAGGTTATTTCCATGTCAATATTGCAATAAGCGATTTTTAAATCGGTCTGGTCTTGTTGTTCACGAGAAGAGCCACAAAGGGACATATCGCACAGTTGCGGTACTGCAGAAGAAGATTCCTTACTAGATCTGGCTTAATTACACATGAGAATATGCATATAAAAAACAAGTCACGGATCATCAAAACAGAACCTATAGACCAAGTACCAAGTGAAACTGAAATGGCTAATGATAATCATGAGGAACTGGAAGAAGGTGCACCGGTACAAGATGATACAACCGAGACAGAACAGTTGACTGATGAATTCCAACCACAGCAGACGTACACCATACCAATGCTACCATCATGCGATGTAAAGGTGAATGAGAAGGTCCAGGCCTACAAATGTAGATACTGCAGTAAAGTCTGTGGAAAATACAGTAATCTACTGGTCCATGAGAAGCTTCATACACATGGAAATCGTTACAGGTGTAAGAAATGTGGGAAAGGCTTTGATGTTAGACGGCGACTAAAACAGCATGAAAACACGCACAAGGAATACATTTGCAATATCTGTACTAAAAGTTTCTTGCGTCATCTTCAGCTAATAAGACATATCAAATCTGCTCACAAGAACATGTCTTTGATGAGGCCAGTTTCAATTGCAAGCAGTCATGGTGAAATCAAGCCAGGTAAGAGAGGGTTGCTATGTATGTATTGTGGTCATCGATTTTGTCGTAAGAATAAACGACTGCTCAGCCATATGCGTAGTCATCGAAAACGCTATGGGAAGTACTGGTACATTAAGGCTGCTAATGTGGTTCCTGTTATAAGCTACACCAGTCCAGAATTATCAGTTGATGTGACAAATCAAGATGATCAAATGCCACAACAGGTCTTTTCTCCACATAGTGGCTCCGGTCCATTCAAATGCCGCTTCTGTGAAAAAAGTGTGCTCTAGGAAGATGTACCTTGAGCAACACGAGGTCATTCACACTGCTAACAGGCGGTTCCAGTGCAACACATGTGGTTTGAAGTTCTGCAAGTTATACCAACTGACAAGGCACAGAAAGAAGGCTCACAAAGGAAGCAAACCTAGTCCAAAAATGTTCATTGAAGAAGAAGGTATGGAAGAAGAACTAGACGATTATGATGAAGAAAGTGAGGAGCACTTTGTAGAGGAAGAGAGTTATGACGAAGAAAAGAAGAGCCACGTTTGTCATTTCTGTAATGCTGTATGCGATACAAGAGAAAATTTACTGAGTCATGAGAAATCCCATAGTTCTGATGGACAGGAAGTAAGCTACACTTGCAAGTTTTGTCCGATGATGTTCTACAGACGAACAGAGTATGAACGTCATGAGAGGACCCATACTGGGGAACGCCCATACAAGTGTAACATATGTAGCAAGACATTCAATCGCACATGGAATCTGAAGATACACAAACTCAATGTACATGGGATCAAATCATCTAGGTTCAGCACAGGGATGGAAATTACACCTGTTGTTAAGTCACCACCACAGATCCAGAGGCAACCAGACCTTTATCAAGATGATGTGGGAGGTGATGTCAAGAATGAATATACCTGCAAGTTTTGCGGAAAGCATCTGATGTCTGAGTGGAGCTTACGTGTTCATGAGAGAACACATTTGCAGCAAGAAGGTGTCCATCAGTGTCGTGTATGCGGTATAGGTTTCAATCGAGAATGGGATTTGAAACAACATCTGTGGTCTGAGCACAAAGGAAGAATGAATGCCAAGACTTGTAATATTTGCCAGAAAGAATTCGCCAACCCGTCTAACCTGAGAAAACACCTGAAGCAGGTACATTTAATCAAGAATCCGTTTGTGTCAAAGTACTCTTTGCCAACAGATCTCCCTGACATTAAAGATGAAGACATTATCACTGTAGCTCCTGCTCCTCGGCCTCAGCCTCGTCCTCAACCACCACCAGTCAGTCGCATCAAGACAGAAAATTTGTACAGTCTCAAGTGTGACAAATGTGGTAAGAGGTTCGGAGACCATCAGTCTTCGCAAGCATAAGATTACTGTGTGCGGTGGAGGGCACGTCAGTGCCACATCTGTAAACAAGTATTTTCCAACTCATCCAATCTGAATCGTCATATCGTCTCTCACACAGGACAGAAACCACACAAGTGCACTATCTGCCAACGTGGTTTCTTCCAATCAACCCATCTGACCAGACACATGTCTCTCCATTCTGGTAAGAGACCATTTGCTTGTAATCTTTGCAAAAGTAACTTCAGCTCACAGCCGCTGTTAGACCATCACAAGCTGAGTCATTCTTTGTCTCATGGTAAGAATAAATTGATGCAAGATGTTGCAAGCAGTCTCCAGATGAATGATGAATATCTACCGTTGGGCATGCAGGAGACAGGTGCAGCCCCATTAGCAAGTATAAAAGGTTACAAGTGTCAGTACTGTGAAGCCAACTTCATAGACCAGGCTCAACTTCGAGTCCATGAGAGAGCTCATCTTGTTGAACTACCATTCCGTTGTCAAACCTGTTTTAAGCTTTTTGAAACTAATGGTAAGCTTGAAGAGCATGAACAAATGCATATTGAAGGATCTGTCCAAGAGAATCAAGAATCACCAAAGAGGACTGTACCAAACCAAAGCAGTGAGGAAGTTGAGCAAAAACCTCAATTATGTGGTTACTGCTCTAAAGCATTCACAAATGCTAATGATCTGAAGAGACATGTATTTCTTGTACATAATGTTGATGAAACCACTGTGGAACCTAAACCAGAACGGAAGCCTGCTATATCAAGTGGAGGAAACAAGGTCTATCCCTGTGTGTTGTGTAGAAAGAACTTTTCAAGCAGTTCCAATCGATCTAGACATTTTCGAATATTTCACAAAGGTAAGAAGTCGCTGCCAGTGCTGCCATCATTCACACCAAAACCAGTTTCTAAAGCAGCTTCTAAACCAGCCGCAAAACCAACAGCAACACCAGCAGCAACCACTTATGTTGATCGTGCTACTAAGAGATACTATTGCATACCATGTAACAGGAGTTACAGTAGCAGTGGTAATTTATCCAAGCACAGGCGAATTCATCATGGTCAGAAGCTAAAGGTCACATCACCCCAAAAACCCATGAATCTAACCACATCTCCTGGGTTCTCTAAACCTATCCAAGATGTGCAATCATCCATGCGGTCTGTAGTAGGCTTTAGAAAGTACACTTGTCATTTGTGTAGCAAAACATTCAGCAACAGTGGGAACTTGGCAAGACACAAACGGTTGTTTCATAACCAGAGGTCTAGTATGGGGAATGTTTTAGGCAAGTTACTGCATGGAAAGCAGGTTGCCGCACAGCAGAGAAGTCAGATTTCACGAGTGACTCCTCAACAACAACCCAAATCACCGATACCATCTCCTGTAAAGTTGCCTGTGGTACAACAACACAAACCAGCTTTATCACCTAGATCAAAAGGTGGCAAGTTTGCTTGTAACATGTGTGATAGGTCATTCACACAAAGTACAAATTTGTCAAGGCACAAGCGAAACTTTCATGGTGTGAAACCTAGAGTGCCATATCCTGCAGAAAAACAAGTGGTTGTAAGAAGAAAGAGAAACCGGAGAGTGGAGgtggtggagtgaagtttggatGCTTGTACTGTCATGAGATGTTTTCTCTTAAGTCAGCTTTGATTGAGCATCAAGCAACTCACACAACCAAATCATCGTTCATGTGTCAACACTGTGATGCGACATTTGTTGATAGTAGCGCACTCGTTGCCCATGAGAAGCAACACTTGGAAGTGGACAAAAGTATGGAATGTCGATTCTGTGGTCAAACATTCACCAACCGAGGAGGACTGACGATGCACGAGAGGGCACACAAAGGGGACAAGCGATACCAATGTCGTCAGTGCTTCAAAACTTTTTTCAACAAAGCAGGGCTAATGTCACATGAAAGATGTCATGCTGGAGATAGTCATGGTGTCAGCGAGGAAGAGTCTCCAAAACGTAGTCGAAGCAGCAGtgtcagcagcagcaacagcaccAAGCAGTACACTCCAAGCCCTCCACACGAGAGTGCTACCAGCATCATAAAACTCAATGAATTTACAAATGACATTGCAAGACCACATTCTTGTGAATGGTGTGACAAGCGATTTTTGACTACGACTGATTTAAAGCGCCACATCAGGACACACACAGGAGAACAACCCTATCCTTGTCCACTGTGTCCAAAACGATTCTCGCAGAGTCAGAATCTGAAGAAGCATCTCTTTGTAATCCACAAGCAAGGCATGCCATTGGCCTCGTGGAATCTAAGCGACACCCAGATGACTGCAGCACCAGCTATGCCCATACTTACTCCAGAAAAAGCTGTCCCGGAAAGAGTTGGAAAAGGTGGCTACAAATGCAGGTACTGTAGTAAAGTATGCAGTGCACTTCAGTACTTAATGCAGCACGAAAAAGTTCACACTGGGGGTGCACCACAATTGGGGAAGAATAGAAAGAAAACGCCAGTGAAGATGTCGTTCAAGTTGCCAGCAAAAGGGTCAACAACAGAGTCAAGTTCATCAAGTCCATCAAGTAGTAGGCCTAATGGGCAGGGAAGGCGCTACCATTGTTCAATGTGTTCCAAATCATTCGGGTCATCGGGTGACCTCACACGTCACATCAGGAcccacacaggagagaaaccattTGAATGTGAACTATGCCACAAACTGTTCTCACGTAATCATCATCTCAAGCTACACCGGGAATCTGCACATACCCAAGAAGAGTTTGTCACTGTGACTCCAacagaaccagaaccagagatGGAAGAGTCCGAGGATGCTTACCCTGAATTGGATATTCACATCAAGTCTGAGCCGCTGTCAGATGGAGAGGAAGAAGAAGATCATGAAAGTCAACCAGAATATCCTGTGCTGGATGCATACCCTGACCCAGCTGCAGATGATAATATGTTAGTAGACAATTCTGATGAAGTCGA carries:
- the LOC140146114 gene encoding uncharacterized protein; protein product: MNLVPDQIGDSDPDMLCRNGCGFFGSVEWQGNCSRCWTGMSASEKLEAMAATQQIQLPENLTSSLQESSKPEKIRVKSKRVKPRRMLQRNPSHTCMYCGQKFKGDISRYRAHLWYHQHKVQRFWYQVDTSKGVNVIKSRRKFYKKRPNRYIFLGQEESKNLEAQDSLSVESNATEDSFDAASNLKCRFCEALFTNEDQLLQHEKFHSTQRPYTCTICGQSFKIRGHLARHEVIHQRNEKHSCDFCNATFAKTSQLKVHRVIHLTGKEDEDDSFDSELPTQIPSRIIYPKQKKVNPLKIVLGQKLLKPKFEEEDEIELPPEEEEEDDMNVDGSDGIQSINIDYIQKKAIEQRSALGEGKVCNFCDKRCASARDLMEHERKHTGEKPHKCPICSMKTARKSDLTKHMRTMHPTVHFMRCTVCDALFTSQEKYEAHQQIHIPTDLIPPTPPPSYLESSSSLLIGDLDPSEPQEYPLALTKHSSISEKSTSHAVLGLSIPKVRSPFRAQPKAPLACQYCPRVYTIRRDLIEHERTHTGEKPYVCNKCPQRFHRKSNYFRHRQICKGMPPGPTATPLKVMATSSKMFGCFTAKTHFLIKLPF
- the LOC140146131 gene encoding uncharacterized protein, which produces MIKCHNRSFLHIVAPVHSNAASVKKVCSRKMYLEQHEVIHTANRRFQCNTCGLKFCKLYQLTRHRKKAHKGSKPSPKMFIEEEGMEEELDDYDEESEEHFVEEESYDEEKKSHVCHFCNAVCDTRENLLSHEKSHSSDGQEVSYTCKFCPMMFYRRTEYERHERTHTGERPYKCNICSKTFNRTWNLKIHKLNVHGIKSSRFSTGMEITPVVKSPPQIQRQPDLYQDDVGGDVKNEYTCKFCGKHLMSEWSLRVHERTHLQQEGVHQCRVCGIGFNREWDLKQHLWSEHKGRMNAKTCNICQKEFANPSNLRKHLKQVHLIKNPFVSKYSLPTDLPDIKDEDIITVAPAPRPQPRPQPPPVSRIKTENLYSLKCDKCGKRFGDHQSSQA
- the LOC140146122 gene encoding uncharacterized protein; translation: MFSLKSALIEHQATHTTKSSFMCQHCDATFVDSSALVAHEKQHLEVDKSMECRFCGQTFTNRGGLTMHERAHKGDKRYQCRQCFKTFFNKAGLMSHERCHAGDSHGVSEEESPKRSRSSSVSSSNSTKQYTPSPPHESATSIIKLNEFTNDIARPHSCEWCDKRFLTTTDLKRHIRTHTGEQPYPCPLCPKRFSQSQNLKKHLFVIHKQGMPLASWNLSDTQMTAAPAMPILTPEKAVPERVGKGGYKCRYCSKVCSALQYLMQHEKVHTGGAPQLGKNRKKTPVKMSFKLPAKGSTTESSSSSPSSSRPNGQGRRYHCSMCSKSFGSSGDLTRHIRTHTGEKPFECELCHKLFSRNHHLKLHRESAHTQEEFVTVTPTEPEPEMEESEDAYPELDIHIKSEPLSDGEEEEDHESQPEYPVLDAYPDPAADDNMLVDNSDEVDHGYNNMDEADYVNQHGEMMEEDMEAPPIIPRYLETSQSFDEEDDMGSEGKQCQFCSKSFITIQDLMRHEVTHTGKEQYMCGVCNTTFSSEDNLISHSLIHSKESD